The following proteins come from a genomic window of candidate division WOR-3 bacterium:
- a CDS encoding DNA mismatch repair protein MutS has protein sequence FLAEMLETANILNNATTRSLIILDEVGRGTATKDGLAIAWATVEYLHGSNDFCPRTLFATHYHELTQITRQLPRVKNYSFLVRERGDQVIFLRKIHPGPADKSYGIAVAKLAGLPSRLLERAKELLIDFNCNNQTNFPRDDSELTTPLADQNHIRTVIERLQQLEIESLTPLQALNLLAELKKLVQEFHL, from the coding sequence ATTTCTTGCAGAAATGCTCGAAACCGCCAATATCCTAAATAATGCCACTACACGCAGCCTGATTATTCTTGATGAAGTAGGACGGGGAACTGCTACTAAAGATGGACTAGCAATTGCTTGGGCAACTGTTGAATATCTGCATGGATCTAATGACTTCTGTCCGCGCACTCTTTTTGCTACTCATTATCACGAACTTACTCAAATTACTCGCCAGTTACCTCGTGTGAAAAACTATAGCTTTTTGGTGCGGGAAAGAGGAGATCAGGTGATCTTTCTCCGTAAAATTCATCCCGGACCAGCTGACAAGAGTTATGGTATAGCCGTAGCTAAGCTCGCAGGCTTACCCTCCAGATTGCTGGAGCGCGCAAAAGAACTATTAATTGATTTTAACTGTAACAACCAAACAAATTTTCCCCGGGATGATTCGGAGCTTACAACGCCGCTCGCTGATCAAAATCATATCAGAACGGTAATTGAACGGCTTCAGCAGCTTGAAATCGAATCGCTTACTCCCCTTCAAGCCCTTAATCTGCTAGCCGAATTGAAAAAACTTGTCCAAGAATTCCATCTTTAA